The DNA segment gatacttttctttttaaaaagggAAAACGTACAAGATGAGGAATATAAAATAGTTACAACGGTAGAGTCAGATGTCCAGATATTCTACATTTGTATGGGTATTCTTATGACACTGTACTGGTAATATAATTATAGTTTATTAGTAATGaagtattttgttatattttgcagGTAGAAGATCGGTGCCAAATGTTAACGTAGAAATTGCTAGCAAAGAAGACCGAGTATACAATATAACAAAGTGCTTGGAAGTTTTAGGATCTACTGGAGTTGATTTAACTGCTATTGATGGGGAAGGTAAGAGATTTCTAGTGTAAAAGATACAGacttataaaacatttactgtcaaacaagtgagaggtttagctagctataaaaccaggtttaatcgaCCATAGGGATGtgtttgtaccaagtcaggaatatgacagttgttatccattcatttgatgtatttgagcttttgattttgtcatttgattaaggactttctgTTTGAATATTCCTCAGGTTcagtatatttgttattttactttttactatgaaaaaatagtattcacaaaaaatatatgaatccacagtatttactttcagaagaaaaaatattttgaaacattattatatctataatggATATGTATATATGTCCAGCTACATTATTTTAAAgacttctttttctttatgaCTGTGATATTGTTCATTTTCCTATCCCTTCATTGCCACAGATTTGCTTTATAATTCAGAACTTATTGCTTTTGACTTAATGTAAATTTAATgcactacatgtatatattacttAAAAGGATATAATTAAAACCTgcattatataatgttttttttacctaGATCTTGCTGATGGGAATCTAAAGACAACATTGATGTTAGTAGGGAACATCAGACAACATTTTGAGGTGAGGCAAATTGAAAATtagtaaaacttttaattttgtctgtcatgttttattaaaaaaaagtatgcataTAAGTTGTTATTTGCACTGAAACAGGatgtaataaatacaaattggtAACGTTTTCTGGATATTTAATCAATTTTGATGCAAAGGAGGAAGACATAAAGGAagaaattaatttattgtttttggttTAGCAAGATTTGTACTcagaaaaaggaaaataatatgcaaattagttgTAATATCTCATTTTGGGGttataataaaagataaagCATTTCATGTTGATGCAGTGTACAATGAAATTAATTCACATTCCCAATCTGTTCAGTTTAATGTGCAAGTTCTTTGTTTGGggtttttctgtaaaaaataataaatgtatgaCACTTTTAACATTTAAGGTAGTATATTTTAGTAAGACATGGCATCTTAACAatagaatatgaaaataatcatcAGGAATTGATGCtttatactaaaaaaatatgctttgaGCATCTGTCAggatattatatatttaaaagcatCTTCCAGGGGAGAATAAATGGTAGAATTATTCAAGGGTAGAAGGtgttaaaagtttgtttttcctttaaactacaaaaaaaaaatatcaaaaagtgaattaatatttttttattgttactgAAAATTAAAGCACTGTCCTGTAAATAAGTTGCCCAATCATTTTTGTACCACGaagaaaattaaagttttatataaagcaatgggaaaaaatatttaaaaaaaatgctttacaataaattaaatcacTCATGCAGCagcaaatatttgatttgaattaatttaataaaattaaatttaatcaattataCCTGCTTTTATCAGACTTTGTATGTGTATTAGATTATATTGTTGTCTGGGAAATTTTAATTACTATATCGATTCACGATACTGAAGCAATTATTGAAAAGCAGTGCAATCTAAACCTTATAATAAAGTTTCAGATGTCTTTAAAATGCATGTAGTAAAATGAAACCTTAATGGCAAATCAGTTTTGGCagaaattcatttgaaattccAATGACCACATGTAAAGCTTAATGgtgtacaatttttaaaaattaaatgtcaacattttaaaatttatattctttACCTTCTGATAGAACATACATACATTGATGCAGACTACCGGTATAACAAAACTTGAACAAAATACACAAACAAGTACTTAAGAAATAATATATCAAAACTTAGAAACTGTCtctaatattgtttaaattcaaaatattctatttatcATCTGCAAGTGACAAAACTTTTTAAGTGACCACATGTTTTTCTCTTTATTGTAGAAAGAACAAAATTATGCTCCAATAAATCAGACAGAGCTCAGAGAAAAAAAGATGCCAGGGGCTATAACTCTTCCAGGTAATAATGGTGTGAGCGAGCCACCTCTAGGTGTAACAGGTATTTTGACTACACACAATTCTGCACATGCTTGTGTATATCAAATTAGTTGATCTTACTTTTCTCAAGGTTATTTCTCATGCTATGACCATTAGTGTTATTTTTCCTCACagctatacatatttttttctggtttatattttactagacatcagatatttttatttttatgcacTGCTATTCTCTCTGTTAGTAGAGTTTTGCTTCTGTCTTGAATTCTTTGTatcattttcctttaaaaaaagtaGTGCAAGGTCCAGATTTAGTACAACTAGTATGTAAAAGGTTGCTTAGTGTGGGATGCATTTATCCTTTGATGCACtgttttttaaacttattttgttttaaacattctACATTTCTAgtttaatcatcttttttttcctcaattagAATTATTTACAGATTTGCTTTATTGTAAAGTACAAACCTAGTATAGTAAAACCTGTCCAATCTGAGCTGTAGTTAAACTGCACTCCTTTACCAGGATTCCTTAGTGAGGGGGATATGACTTTTATcagggatcgggtgtttttaagctagAAATTTCTGGATTTACCCTTTCGGGATCatggaattctttttttttttttatttcgggaagtcaggatttactttatttaaattcgggacctcaggatttcgtgtttttaagcccgggatttcgggatcaggacccctcctatcccccctcctTAGTGATTTAAATAAGTAAcctaaaattttcagtttaGTATAAAGGACAGATTATACTGTACAATCATTGTGTCAAACGCTGCTAGATGTATTCTTTGAATATATGTCTATATGAGTAAACATGAGTCTGGACAATATTTGATCAGTTATAATTTGCTTACCTTTAAAGAAACAAGACAAATTTGTGAAAAGTTGCTTGTTCTATCTGACAATTGcacatttcatttttgacaaagcacattctatttaaaaactCCTTATAATTCTTTCAATTCTTCATAGTTTTTACAAAGACAACAGTTTCTGAAAGTTTGTTGgaaataaattttctatgtaGTTAGATGAAATGTTTTGCTATTTTCAAGTATTATTTTATAAGAGTCtgatgaatttgaaataaagtaaaGTATTTATGaagataataaaagaaaaaaaaagaaaaggaaaaggaaaaaataaacagaaccAAAAATTGCCTATTCatactattttgtttttcaatttagatGAAAAGACTACTTACCAAAGAAGAATTATAATCCCAGCAGAAGATCTTCTGCCAGGAACTATGGGTAAAGAAGATGTCCGACCAACAACTCCTGGCTTACCAGGAATGCTTGCTGTAAGTGTTgatagaaaattaatttctcaaataaaggaaaataaatctAGGGGTGGAATCATGTAACTTTTAACAAGGCATTTCTAAAGCATAGCATATATACAAAGCAATAGTTCCAACCTAGTTCAAGTTACTGAAgaagtgaaaataagatttacactTTCATTTTAGGCTATCTTTctcaatacatattttttattatatcaaaaaagagttttttttgttaataatagTTGTGAAGCTGGAATTCTGAGTAAAATACTTGATTGCAGATTTGATCTTCCGAACATTTGCATCAAAGTAATATTTAATCAACATCcttaaagatttataaatattataaaagtttcaatgaacaaataacttttcaaaatcatgtatgagttatctccctttaaagaataaattgtatttttcttcTAGTCTTCAACAGAGATAACAATGAATGGTGTATCTCAGTCAGGGGTTGAGGAGAGACGCCAACAACAACAAATCAGATTTCCACCCAGACCACACAGTGCCAAACCCATCCCTTCACCTAAACCCCCAGGGAGGGGACAGGGTGTGACAAATGCATGGGCAGATGTTCAGCCAACTGGAATGGtatgatataaaacattttgcAACCAATAGTAGTTGATATTTTAAACCTTACCCAAAAAATTGATGTTGGTAGAAGAAAATATGATTATGATTTTTACCTTGTTTGGTGTTAGTTTGGTTTTtctcttatttgtttttatagatgCAACATTTTATGTTAGATTTATTCTGATAATTTCAAACTGAAGATCTTTTCATTTTGGTAAAACATCATTTAGTGTGAGCTAAGTTAAAATgaagtgaaatgtttttgattcTGTTGTTCtacttttcatttatatgaatttttaaatcCCATGCTAGACAAAAGCAAAAGGTACAgctaatgaaaaatatttctgtttgcCAAAGAATTAGTAGCAATTGAGAGTTAAGTTTGGTCAACTGCTaattgtatttacagaaaaattaacaaaagactgtcagcaaagtaaaaaataaaagcacTAAAAAAATTAGGTCCATTGGCAATTGAAAGAAATTAATATTCAGtctaaaattgaagaaaaaattcTATATAAAGGATCTCTTTTGCTTTGCGTGACACCGTTGACCTTTGAAGTGAAATCTGCTTTAAAATCTCCTTTTGGGGTAATTAGCTAGTTCTTTAGAATGAAAAAAGACTCTATTTACTTTTAGCCATTGAGTGTTGAAGATAGATTAAAGTCCTTAATAACAGGACCTCCTACACCTAGAACAGCTGCCACAGTAAGTTATGTGTGCTCTTCTATTAGCTGTCATCTACAGAGACATTTGTCTGCTTCCACACTTATGCTTTCTGCTGACCAATGTTTGTAAAGctgcaaaatatatttgattaatatgcattttgaaatacattGACAGAAATATCAGTTAATCGAAATATTAtgctttaattgtttttcagtgcatgattgtttatttaatttaagcatgtaattataatcaaataataCAACTTCAATTATATTCTGTAATGAGTTAATTTATTGTTTGACTAAGTTAACAAATGCTTTGTTTTATAGCATGtttaatttatacaaatatttattatgtgtttaaccaattattaatttatttctcTTCTATTTATGACTCACATTCCTATAATCTTTATCTTTCGACAAACTTGAAAGGATTTTTTACATGAAAACCTATGTGGTACCTTTTCTTATTGGGATCCATGCTTCAGATTCATGTTTCGATGTTTTCaatagattttgaaataaatgttatactGCAATTGTTAGTGGCACAAAAAactctgttttaaaaattagacACAAATAAATTGATGTGTCCCTAAATGTGATGTAAGTTTATCTTTCTAAAAGTCTCCTTTACATTGCATTTAAAAGAATGCATTacatttgaaagttttttttatctgatttcaaataataaaagtcaataataatactttgataatcaatggtatttttaaatgcattgtatttaaaaaagaaaagtagtTCAAAATCCTTAAAGTTTGTCTTGAACTAATCTGGCATATATTTCTGTTGTCGTAGCAACCTGCACCCTTTTCACTGTTTCACAGAAGAGTTGCACCTGCACATGTAAATGTTGTAAGTTTTGAAGTCAACCTTTAATAATACTAGAATAGTgcggaaaaaaattaatatggtGGTGATAGGTACAAGCCTTCAATGCttttaaatacaacaaaaattatCCATGTTTGTCAAGAACACAATTTTTAGAATTGATATCCTTATTGTTTCATAtgcagaaaaaagaaaaaaaaaatgatatgacacactaatatattttgttgactCAACAACTTGTTTCTTATACGTTTTCACTTACCTGACACTTTTGtcaatatggatttttttcacCGATCACAGAAAactttatttacataatatgaTTAAAGAAATTCTAATCCTAAATCTAATATCCCTCTAAGATTGACGTATCAGTGTATCTTTGGGTggaatttgtttgttttaatcaaattgaACTATGGTTTATATCCATGTAATATTCAATTGCTATTTACAAGATATTCAGTATCTGGTTggttttgtttacataatagGCAATgttgcatttaatttttcagaataataaaagttttgaaGATGGAGAATTGATACAACCTCCACCGAGGCCAAAGAGTGCTATACCATTTGACCAATCAGGCAGACCTTATAATGACATCCCAAAGTATGGTGGTAAAGGTCAACAAACATACATTGTAAGTCTATATAGTATTTGTTTACAACAAAagttcattttttgaaaaaggaaagaaaagaatacaccttatcgctatttagtccattcccggaaaaacagtcatttatacaacttcctgtttaggtCACGCGGGCTGAAAATGGAGGTCATCAGCAGTGAACTGAGGgaggaaaaactttagaaagtgatcatcaagaaactttgataAAGTATGATCCcctttttcgaaattaaaattgaagtgaaaaaatattttgtttgaagtatttacagtagtttaaacaggtctcaataaaaagtatcatgcatggtgaattgtttaaacagggtcccagatagcttcaactggatgaaaaagttgtgtaattttagaacttatccggaATGGAATAGATAGTGATTAGGTGTTttagatatataatttttttgtgtgttagttttatattttgatcatccattctattttttaataaatttcttagcgtttataatttagtatgagAAATATTAACGTAAGATGGAAGTAAAACCTATAACTGTCTCCTCTGATCAAATTAAACATAAGAATGTATTAATAagtttgtttgtaaatttgaaCACATCTTTGTTTGTTACAAGTACACGCATAAATGAGGGTCACATAAATTCTATCTACAACATACATGTTTCAGTTATTCCACTTTGGGGTCTGCATTATCAGTTTAAGTTCAAGGTTAcacaatatattttgatttcatggttATATTTCCTCATTGTGTTCTCTTTACTATTCCACTATAATAAATATGTCTCAttctatcatttatttattcattcattcagacattcatttttgaatgaatatacttttttaaaatatattttctgctTCATTCATCCATTTTTTCCCTCATTCATCTTCTATCAAGAAAGTTAGTTTCCGTCTTTATTCATCCATTCATCCATTCATTTACTCATTCAAGAAAAGTAGtacttaaatatatttcttgtaaattttatttattccttTTATAGGAAAAGGTAAGAATGAAAGTATAGCATTTCTTTGCTGAATGGAATATAATGGTTTTTAAGTAGTTAGTAATTTTGAAGGATCGGTACACATAGTGATTGAAATGATTtgcatatatatctataaatttgGAGGTTTATAGTAGTTTATAGTTAGAATAGAAAGGTTGAAAagaatctttaaaaaagaaaagagagtGAGAGGAAATGGGTTACTTCAAAGACTTCAAAGGTTGTAGTAAACAACCTACTCCTAACTTAATGCTTCacttcaaaatttttaaaagtcttaatGCATTTTATGAATGATTAAGTCATACCCctttttatgacttttaaaatcaattaaaaattacatgtattgatttaagaattaaatatCCAGAACATTTTATAGAGGTGATACATAGCGTTGTGTATGACTTCAGTAAAGATAAACAATTCTGGCAGTCAACTGTCATCTGATTTATAATGTCTTTGGAAGATTCAATATTATCAGAAGATTTGAATAAGGTACTCATaattcttcaaatatttaattaggtAAGCTGTTGTTTTGTCAATACTATCAGGAGATTTTGTTGTGATACATGTATTGCTTGAGAAATTGTTAGATTGTGTGTATTCAACTGACAAAGATATATACTTGTAAGCTATTCTATATAATTTATCTATAGAGTGTTTTTCTTTACAGTGCAGTGaactttttaaatacaaaaaacgTTATTGATTTTAATGGTTTTAGACATGTAAACTTGAACTAGGATTCTTTGCACAGTATAATTGGACTCTCTTATTTTCGGTGTTCAACAATGAAAAGTTTGAATGAACATTACACCATGTGATACAATCAAATTCCTAATTTAAACTTCAATgcagtaaaataatatttgatctGGAAATAGTCTGTTAAAGTATAATATATAATccacaaaaatatcaaatcattgaGTAAAACTTGAAAAGAAATGATCGTTTTGGTTTCATTTGCTTCTAAATTAAATGCTGGTAATCTGAAACGAAAACAAATAGCATTGTGTTGTAAATAATgtaattcaaatatattgtaGCCATCCAGACCAAATGAAAGATGGCAAGGTTCTAGAGCAGATGCCTTGATAGACAGACAACTAGACCAGTCGCCAGTCAGACATAGCGGACCCCCTGACAGACCTTTACGACCAGGAGGACAGGATAATCCAGCTTTTATGCCTGAAATGCAGCTCAATAGAAGCAGAGAAAATCTAGGGCCTCCTATCAGGTAAACAGAATCTTTTTGATGTTTAGGTTGTTTTATtctgatattttacttttaacttttattttattaacaaaattaaacatttattttattaattttacctTGCTCCAACAAAGAGTGAGCATATTCTGGTAAACCCCCTTACATGTGAGCATTACACATTGCAGTCTCAATTTTCTTATCAACTACAACCAGAGCTTCATATTGTAAGATATAACATGTGAAACATTTTCAGATGTGACACTTATATATAATTCTGGATTGCTTCATAAATGTATGCTCTTCACATTGATTTACATATgagaaaatattaatatttttcttacaacAAAGCTtctcaatatttaaaattatagcTTCATATTGACAATAATTTGGAAGCTATGCTGTGTGACTTATGTGACTTTTTTCCAGATACATTATTTTTCTACTTCTATATGTTCTTCATGTTGATGCATGTAGAAAAATCAAGATGACATCACTAAAAATTCAATATTACCGATAATAATGGAGTATTATTTACATaccatcaaaatgtttttttgtttgatcttttgaaaGTAAGAATGTGATTTAAAGGTTCATGATATGGCTTATGCACACACTTTatactttaaaactttaaaaaaaaaaatatgacatctttttaatatattcttGCTTTTATACTTTGTTTAACAGTGGAATGAAAACAGGATCTGAATTAAGAGATGCTTGGAATAAACTATATGGAGGTCAAATACGTCCAGAATCAAGAGGACCAACATCATACCCATCAGAAAATCAACTTCATGTCCGTCCAGATTCACTTGGTGTTCCTAAAAACTTTCCTGATCACCGAGGGATCATACATACTAGGCCTGATACTCATAGTATGCCTCAGGTCCGTCCAGATCCACATGGTCTCTCCCGACTAGAGGATCCAATGCCCCATGTTGTACTTCCAAATAGACTTGATGATCCTCATAGTATACATCAAAGTAGAATGGAGGACCAGCAGACAAAGCCGTCCAGTTATCCATCACATTTTCATGTAAGTACATCACAATGACTTTTTATATACAGCAATTTTGTCCTTTCTTAACACATGtagtacattttatattcagaatacaatttgagaatggaaagggggaatgtgtcaaagagacaacaacccgactaaaatgaaaaaaaaggtcAAAGATCACCAATGATTCTTTTACACAGTGAGATTATCCATCACCTGGAGgcagaattttaaaaaaagtatttgtttcaaaacatGGAATTAACATGCTGTATGAAAGAGCAAAACAAAACATCATCTGTGAAATGCACTACATCTTTCACTACCTTATTGTGACTAATTCACCTTTAAGCTTTGACCTATAACATTCTTTCTTCAAACTGATTTTCTGGTTCAAATGTCAACATTGCTATCTGTTCATTTCTAAATGTATTGATATTAAGCACCAATTACATTTTAaacttgttgaatatttttaaataatattttcaatcagaatatattgaattttttcAGGTGAAATTTCCGTCCAGTCCTCCATATAATGAGATTTCAAATAAACCTGGTGCTAGTCAAGGAGGAAGACATAGTCCGTTGGGACAAAGTTCAAGTGCTGGCACACAAGGACAAGGGTCAAATACCTCAATTCAGTACAATGGCAATGGCAATAAAGTACTGTCAAATCATGTGTCATTTCAAACATTTGGAAAACCTACATCAAATCAAAAACTGTCTGTGTCATCATCGCCTTCATCGCCACAATCTCCACCTGGAATAGCTCTAGGACCGTCATCAAAATATCCTGATTATGGTGAAAAATCGGCAAAAGTGAAACAAGGATATTCAACATTTGACATTCATAATCACAAAGATATTGATGATGATCGGGACATATTAGATATGAAATCAAGTATATTTGATTACAATTCGGAACCGTCATCCCGATCTGTTACGCCACCTCTACCTCCATTATCAGCATCTAATTCAGATTATTCTTCCAATAGATCTAGTCCACAGATATCGCCTCAACTTCCACGTTCAAATAGTGCTACTCATTTGTCTTCTACGAAGACTCCAGATTTAGTGACATCTGCAACAAGAACTAACGGTGAAAAAAGAATAAGGCGAGCATCTGGATCACAGTTTACGTATAGGGcagataaaaaatcaaaacagaaacaGACATCAAAACATGTATCTTCTGGAATAAAAGGTAAggaattttatgttatattgttCTTCTTTAATACACTATTCCATAATTTTCTTTGCTATGCTTGCAGATAGATAGATACATTTTAGATTGTACTATgttttcagatattttaaatgatttttcttcTACTCAAGAGTTCTTACAAAGttctttgttataaaataaaagtcaaaatccCTTTTGTTGTCAACAAAAATCATCTGTCTTACCTTTTATTGAGGATTCTTCATCCAGGTTGTATTTACACAAATGTAGCTTCAGTTTGAAGTTGTAATGTgagaagggagataactcaatattttataatgaaatacacTATTAAATGGTAATAATACAATATCAGTGATTGTACAAGTCAAACATTTAGAAGTATTGAAAACAAGTATTTGCTGAAGAGAAGGTATGATAAGGCTTCTATTGATCTCTTTGTATTCTaaattaaaatcagaaaatGGCAATACAACCTGAGGCTGTTCAACATCCACTGTCTATACAAAATACTGCATATCTCATCAAATTTCTAAAGAACTTGTGAAATACTTTACCATGTGCTATATTATGAAGTTAGTGTTTTAGTTACTGGTgcttttattacaattttgtattttttgtagcTGGTATGTTAAGTGATGTCAGAGAATCTGGAAATGAGAGTGATCTCCCCTTTGACATTGAGGATACAATTTTAACAGTAGATTCTCATGATGCAGAACccatgaatatgcatgaaaatCTGGCTTCAAATGATATGAATAGAATGAGAGATCAATTAAACAATCTGGAAGAAATGTATCAACAAATGTCTAATCAGATGGGAACAGAAAAAGACA comes from the Mytilus trossulus isolate FHL-02 chromosome 3, PNRI_Mtr1.1.1.hap1, whole genome shotgun sequence genome and includes:
- the LOC134711530 gene encoding uncharacterized protein LOC134711530 isoform X7, producing MLVGNIRQHFEKEQNYAPINQTELREKKMPGAITLPGNNGVSEPPLGVTDEKTTYQRRIIIPAEDLLPGTMGKEDVRPTTPGLPGMLASSTEITMNGVSQSGVEERRQQQQIRFPPRPHSAKPIPSPKPPGRGQGVTNAWADVQPTGMPLSVEDRLKSLITGPPTPRTAATQPAPFSLFHRRVAPAHVNVNNKSFEDGELIQPPPRPKSAIPFDQSGRPYNDIPKYGGKGQQTYIPSRPNERWQGSRADALIDRQLDQSPVRHSGPPDRPLRPGGQDNPAFMPEMQLNRSRENLGPPISGMKTGSELRDAWNKLYGGQIRPESRGPTSYPSENQLHVRPDSLGVPKNFPDHRGIIHTRPDTHSMPQVRPDPHGLSRLEDPMPHVVLPNRLDDPHSIHQSRMEDQQTKPSSYPSHFHVKFPSSPPYNEISNKPGASQGGRHSPLGQSSSAGTQGQGSNTSIQYNGNGNKVLSNHVSFQTFGKPTSNQKLSVSSSPSSPQSPPGIALGPSSKYPDYGEKSAKVKQGYSTFDIHNHKDIDDDRDILDMKSSIFDYNSEPSSRSVTPPLPPLSASNSDYSSNRSSPQISPQLPRSNSATHLSSTKTPDLVTSATRTNGEKRIRRASGSQFTYRADKKSKQKQTSKHVSSGIKAGMLSDVRESGNESDLPFDIEDTILTVDSHDAEPMNMHENLASNDMNRMRDQLNNLEEMYQQMSNQMGTEKDIGTVKSRRRWSLGSSDTSSLQRPISRKFKSGAGSQRPHHHHHRDAKAINKRFQRLESHVVTLARSVAHLSSELRSHNSVTHEIDALRKEIQELKEEQFMASQKNRAGNFYENDFERFRGWVPSLTNPRRVNKLTKFFGQEPPLLNIFLKKLGYEKYSVNFEKEHIGMIELPYMTEERLEKIGVPMGPRLRILQEAQLCFRQENFNIYIV